In Nicotiana tabacum cultivar K326 chromosome 17, ASM71507v2, whole genome shotgun sequence, one DNA window encodes the following:
- the LOC107828366 gene encoding splicing factor U2af large subunit A: MQDYEGNGVDIDNNGASPYSQHISRDHENERDSSRSRDKERDKGRDKDRDRDRNRDRDRDKVKERDKDRHRDRDGEKDRDRHHRDRHRDRSDRRERERTRDRDEDDLHRSRDYDRRRDNDKDREDRRRHRPSSRGRSEHRSKSRSRSPSKSKRISGFDMAPPTNALLPGATDVAGQVPGTNPAIPGLFSNIFPLASSQFGALPMMPVQAMTQQATRHARRVYVGGLPPTANEQSVATFFSHVMYAIGGNTAGPGDAVVNVYINHEKKFAFVEMRSVEEASNAMALDGVIFEGGPVKVRRPSDYNPSLAATLGPSQPCPNLNLAAVGLTPGSSGGLEGPDRIFVGGLPYYFTESQIRELLESFGQLRGFDLVKDRETGNSKGYAFCVYQDVSVTDIACAALNGIKMGDKTLTVRRANQGTTQPNPEQESVLLHAQQQIALQRFMLQPGALATKVLCLTEVVTVDELNDDDDYQDILEDMRTECEKFGALVNVVIPRPNPNGVPTPGLGKVFLEYADVDSSSKARQGLNGRKFGGNQVVAVFYPENKFSEGDYEA; this comes from the exons ATGCAGGACTATGAAGGCAATGGAGTAGATATAGACAATAATGGCGCCTCTCCTTACAGTCAG CATATTTCTCGTGACCATGAGAATGAAAGGGACTCATCAAGAAGCAGGGATAAGGAGAGGGACAAAGGGCGTGATAAGGACAGGGACAGGGATAGGAATAGAGATAGAGACAGGGACAAAGTGAAGGAAAGGGACAAAGATAGGCATAGAGACAGAGATGGGGAGAAGGACCGTGATCGTCATCACAGAGATCGTCATAGGGATCGGAGTGATAGGAGGGAGAGGGAGAGGACCAGAGATAGAGATGAAGATGATCTTCATCGAAGTCGAGATTATGATAG GCGAAGAGACAATGACAAAGATAGAGAGGATCGACGTAGACACAGGCCTAGCTCAAGGGGTAGATCTGAGCATAGATCAAAATCTCGATCACGGTCGCCATCCAAGAG CAAAAGGATCAGTGGTTTTGATATGGCGCCTCCTACCAATGCGTTGTTACCAGGCGCTACTGATGTTGCAG GTCAAGTTCCTGGGACTAACCCAGCAATTCCTGGACTGTTTTCTAACATATTTCCTTTAGCATCAAGCCAG TTTGGAGCTCTCCCGATGATGCCAGTCCAGGCAATGACACAGCAG GCTACCAGACATGCTCGGCGAGTTTATGTTGGTGGACTTCCTCCTACTGCAAATGAACAG TCTGTTGCTACCTTCTTTAGTCATGTCATGTATGCAATTGGAGGAAACACTGCTGGTCCAG GGGATGCTGTTGTCAATGTTTATATAAACCACGAGAAGAAGTTTGCTTTTGTTGAAATGAGATCTGTAGAGGAGGCTAGTAACGCGATGGCTTTGGATGGTGTCATTTTTGAG GGCGGACCAGTTAAGGTTAGAAGACCCAGTGACTACAATCCTTCGCTGGCTGCTACTCTTGGTCCTAGCCAACCGTGCCCTAACCTCAACCTTGCAGCTGTCGGATTAACACCAGGTTCTTCGGGAGGGCTTGAAGGTCCTGATCGCATATTTGTTGGTGGTTTACCCTACTATTTTACAGAATCACAAATCAGGGAACTTTTAGAGTCTTTTGGTCAACTTCGAGGATTTGATCTTGTCAAAGATAGAGAAACTGGGAACTCAAAAGGCTATGCTTTTTGTGTGTACCAGGATGTGTCTGTTACTGATATTGCTTGTGCAGCGCTTAATGGAATTAAGATGGGCGATAAAACTCTTACTGTTAGGCGTGCTAACCAGGGCACAACCCAACCCAACCCTGAGCAAGAGAGTGTATTGTTGCATGCACAACAGCAGATAGCTTTGCAG AGATTCATGTTACAACCTGGTGCATTAGCAACGAAGGTCTTGTGCTTGACTGAAGTGGTCACTGTGGATGAGCTCAATGATGATGATGACTATCAAGATATTTTGGAAGATATGAGGACTGAATGTGAGAAATTCG GAGCTCTAGTGAATGTTGTCATTCCACGTCCAAATCCTAATGGTGTGCCTACACCTGGACTAGGAAAG GTATTTTTGGAGTATGCAGATGTCGACAGTTCCAGCAAAGCTCGGCAAGGACTGAATGGAAGAAAATTCGGTGGTAACCAAGTTGTAGCTGTCTTCTACCCGGAGAACAAGTTCTCTGAGGGAGACTATGAGGCTTAG